A single region of the Lycium barbarum isolate Lr01 chromosome 2, ASM1917538v2, whole genome shotgun sequence genome encodes:
- the LOC132628833 gene encoding uncharacterized protein LOC132628833: MATTSTLNGVPSLPNPNFEIFDGKDFPRWRGKMEFFLRRLKLAYVLEQPCPNAPGSEVATDEATLIKEQIAKWKDDDYLCKNYILGGMSNKFYDQYYTKCKFAKDIWDTLQNIYLAEEASSKKFLVSNYMEFKMVDDKSITEQVQEFQLIANKIAISGIALDENFHVGAIVSKLPSSWKEYRSKLLHKKEDLTLEQLLQHL; this comes from the coding sequence ATGGCTACTACATCAACATTGAATGGTGTTCCATCTCTGCCTAATCCTAATTTTGAAATATTCGATGGCAAAGACTTTCCTAGATGGCGTGGAAAGATGGAATTCTTTTTAAGACGGTTGAAGTTGGCATATGTTCTTGAACAACCTTGTCCTAATGCTCCTGGTTCTGAGGTAGCAACTGACGAGGCTACTTTGATTAAAGAACAAATTGCCAAGTGGAAAGATGATGATTATTTATGTAAGAATTATATTCTTGGAGGAATGTCCAACAAATTTTATGATCAATATTATACCAAGTGCAAATTTGCTAAGGATATTTGGGACACTCTCCAAAATATCTATTTGGCGGAAGAGGCGAGTTCAAAGAAATTTCTTGTTTCAAACTATATGGAGTTCAAAATGGTTGATGATAAGTCAATCACTGAACAAGTGCAAGAATTCCAACTTATAGCTAATAAAATTGCTATCTCTGGAATTGCTCTTGATGAAAACTttcatgttggtgctattgtctcAAAACTTCCTTCCTCTTGGAAAGAATACAGAAGCAAACTCTTACACAAAAAAGAAGATTTGACTCTTGAGCAATTGTTGCAGCATTTGTAA